CTCGGTAATTTCGCCCCTAAAGGAAAGCGCGGCGCCCGTAACGCCAATAATGGCGATAATTACGCCAAGAACAATGCTTAAAAGCCAATGGATTCTGAACCACCACCCTTTTTTCACGAAGCGCCTTTTCTTGAAATCTAATCTCGCAATCATACATGATAACAGCTTCTACAATCACAATTGTATTGTTTGGGTTTCAGAGGTATTTAGCGCGGTCATTATTTGATCCGTCCGTGATCTCTTCGTGAATTGCAAGTAACGCGCCGAATCGTTTGGGGCGGAACCGGTCGCCAAAATTTTTAAACGATCGAAAGCGTTTGATCTAGCCCTCGCGACAAAGGGCGCGAAACGCCGCCGCGATGGAACGGTTTTTGTTTTACGCCTTCAAATACAAGGAGGAAACGTTGAGCCGAGTAGCCGCTATTCGCAGAGATATTCCCGTAAACGTCGTGCGAAGAACAATCAAAAATACGTCAGACAGCGCGTTTCGCTTAAGATTGATGATCATAGAAAAACTGCTTAGCGAGCCGGAGCTTAGCCTCCAGTCCGTCGCGAGATCGCTGATCGTCAATCGCGAAACGGTTACAAAATGCTTGCGTCTATTTAACGACGGCGGGCTTGACATGCTAAAACCAAAACGCGCGGGGCGTAAAGAGGGCAACCCAAAATACGACGGCGAAATTTTTCTGGAGTTGGTAAAAACGCTCAAAAAAACAAAAGAGGACTGGTCGGTTTATCGAATGCAAGACTACATTCGCGAACAGCACGAGGTAACGGTTCCCGAATCAACAATCTACTACCGCATCGCCAAACTAGGCTTCGGCAAGCGATCGCGCAGAAGCGCTTAACCCGCGCGTTTGACTATATTCGCCGTTCGTCTGACGATAACGGCGGCTTTTTGTCAGGTTGTTAAAAAGATTCCTCGCGAGCGAGCGTGATTGGCGGCGATTCGATCGCGAGCGAAACGAGACCGCCTACCCCTCCCCGCCGATCCCGCCTTTGCAAAAAGCGCCGAAAGGTCGAACGACCAATCGCCGCGAACGAGGATACTCCCCCTCTTTGCCGACCGTCGTAAGATAGCGCGAAGAACCGCCCGACTCTCTCTAGCCG
This Helicobacteraceae bacterium DNA region includes the following protein-coding sequences:
- a CDS encoding helix-turn-helix domain-containing protein, yielding MERFLFYAFKYKEETLSRVAAIRRDIPVNVVRRTIKNTSDSAFRLRLMIIEKLLSEPELSLQSVARSLIVNRETVTKCLRLFNDGGLDMLKPKRAGRKEGNPKYDGEIFLELVKTLKKTKEDWSVYRMQDYIREQHEVTVPESTIYYRIAKLGFGKRSRRSA